In Longimicrobium sp., the genomic stretch ATGCGCGCCCGGCGAAGCAGGACTTCACCGGCGCGTCGGTAGACGTGGAGCTCGACGAGGCGCTGTCCGCGGCGCTCAGGACCTTGGGGCAGCGGCACGGCACCACGCTGTTCATGACGCTGCTGGCGGGGTGGGCCGCCGTGCTCGCCCGGCTCTCGGGCCAGGACGAGGTCGTGGTCGGCAGCCCCACCGCCAACCGCGGGCGGCGCGAGATCGAGGGCCTGGTCGGCTTCTTCGTCAACCTCCTGGCGCTGCGCGTGGACCTGTCGGGCTCGCCCAGCGTGGCGGAGCTGCTGGGCCGGGTGAAGGAGCGCGCCCTGGCCGCCCAGCACAACCAGGACATCCCCTTCGAACAGGTGGTGGAGCACCTTCACCCCACGCGCAGCCTGGCGCACACGCCGCTCTTCCAGGTGATGTTCGCCTGGCAGAACGCGCCGGGGGAACGCCTGGAGCTGCCGGGGCTGGCGCTGGGCCCGCTGGACGCGGAGGGCTCCGGGGGCTCGTCGTTGCCCGTGAGCGCCAAGTTCGACCTGTCGCTGGCGCTCCGGGACGAGGGCGGCCGGATCCGGGGGACGGTGGAGTACGCCACCGCGCTCTTCGACCGGGCCACCGTCGAGCGGCACGTAGGCTACCTGCGGCGGGTGCTGGACGGGATGGTCGCGGACGACGCGAAGCCGGTGAACCGGCTGGCGCTGCTTTCCCCGGCCGAGCGGCGCACGGTGGTGGAGGAGTGGACCGCCACCGACGCGGCGTACCCCGCCGACGCGTGCATCCACGAGCTCTTCGAAGCCCAGGTGAAGCGGACGCCCGGCGCCGTGGCGGTGTCGTTCGAAGGGGCGCGCCTCACCTACGAGGAGCTGAACGCGCGGGCCAACCGCGTGGCGCACCGCCTCCGCGCGCTGGGGGTGGGGCCGGAGGTGCGCGTGGCGGTAGGCGTCAGGCGCGGGCTGGAAACGGTGGTCGGGCTCCTGGCGGTGCTCAAGGCCGGCGGCGGCTACGTTCCGCTCGACATCGTGAATCCCGAGGACCGCCTGCAGTTCGTGCTGGCCGACAGCGCGCCCGCCGCGCTGCTGACGGAGGGGCCGCTCGTCGCCCGCTTCGCCGGTGCCGGGGTGCCGCTCGTGGACACGGGCGACCTCGCGGCGCTGGATGCGTATCCCGCGTCGGACCCGGACCGGGCCGAGGTGGGGGTGCGGCCGGAGCACCTGGCGTACGTCATCTACACCTCCGGCTCCACGGGAAGGCCCAAGGGCGTGCTGGTGCGCCACGGCTCGCTGGTCAGCCTGCTGGCCGTCAGCCGCGCGGAGTACGGCGTGGGCCCCGGCGACATGCTCCCCGCGCTGGCGTCGAGCGCCTTCGACATCTCGCTCTTCGAGATCCTTCTCCCGCTCATTTCCGGCGCGGAAACCCGCCTGGTCATGCCCCAGCGGGTGATGGACCCGCGCGCGTTCCTGAGCGAGGTGGCGGACGCCACGCTCCTGCACGCCGTCCCCGCGCTGATGCGCGAGATCGTGCAGGTGGAGCGCCGGGCGCCGCGCCTGGCCCGCCTCCGCGCCACCTTCGTGGGCGGCGACCAGGTTCCCGCCGACCTGCTGGCGGAGATGACCGCCGCCTTCCCGTCCGCGCGGACCTCCGTTCTCTACGGCCCCACCGAGGCGGCGATCCTGGCCTCGGCGCACCAGGTGCCGGCGGACGGCGTGGTCGCCGGGCACCCGATCGGCCGGCCGCTGGGGAACGTGCGCCTGTACGTCTGCGACGCGCTGGGCGAGCCGCAGCCGCCGGGCGTCGCGGGCGAGCTGCTGATCGGCGGGGCCGGCGTGGCGCGCGGCTACCTGGGCCGCCCCGCGCTCACCGCCGAGCGCTTCGTTCCCGATCCGTTCTCCGCCGTTCCCGGCGCACGGCTGTACCGCAGCGGC encodes the following:
- a CDS encoding amino acid adenylation domain-containing protein, translated to RTTFPTVDGKPVQHVARVEVSGFRLVEHDLRASTDAQDELRRLVQDEASAPFDLEHGPLFRGRLVRLAAIDHVLLLTMHHIVSDGWSMGVLHRELGALYGAFTRGEPDPLPPLPVQYADYAAWHRRVVEGEVLQRQAEYWRETLSGAPELLELPTSHARPAKQDFTGASVDVELDEALSAALRTLGQRHGTTLFMTLLAGWAAVLARLSGQDEVVVGSPTANRGRREIEGLVGFFVNLLALRVDLSGSPSVAELLGRVKERALAAQHNQDIPFEQVVEHLHPTRSLAHTPLFQVMFAWQNAPGERLELPGLALGPLDAEGSGGSSLPVSAKFDLSLALRDEGGRIRGTVEYATALFDRATVERHVGYLRRVLDGMVADDAKPVNRLALLSPAERRTVVEEWTATDAAYPADACIHELFEAQVKRTPGAVAVSFEGARLTYEELNARANRVAHRLRALGVGPEVRVAVGVRRGLETVVGLLAVLKAGGGYVPLDIVNPEDRLQFVLADSAPAALLTEGPLVARFAGAGVPLVDTGDLAALDAYPASDPDRAEVGVRPEHLAYVIYTSGSTGRPKGVLVRHGSLVSLLAVSRAEYGVGPGDMLPALASSAFDISLFEILLPLISGAETRLVMPQRVMDPRAFLSEVADATLLHAVPALMREIVQVERRAPRLARLRATFVGGDQVPADLLAEMTAAFPSARTSVLYGPTEAAILASAHQVPADGVVAGHPIGRPLGNVRLYVCDALGEPQPPGVAGELLIGGAGVARGYLGRPALTAERFVPDPFSAVPGARLYRSGDRARWKENGDLDFLGRNDFQVKIRGFRIELGEIEARLREHPAVRQGVVLAREDTPGRKRLVAYVVGEAPADALKAHLAGRLPAYMVPDAYVPLEALPLTTNGKLDRRALPAPEGAAFARRGLEAPRTMAESVLAEIWADVLGVERVARRDHFFDLGGHSLLAARMVARVRESLNPAATVDEVFTYPTLFQLAARLERTGDWVGTARAIPVREGGSERPLFLIHDVVGFVFYGQILRPHLDPEIPVYA